The genome window ATTATTTCAGTTTGACATCTTTTGCTCAGATAAATGGAAACTTTCGATGGTCGGAACTGTCAACAATGTTGGACAATTCGTGGGCATACCATTGGGTGGATATCTATCAGATCGGTAAGTGTAtctcaattattaaaaaatgttatattaaattagattTAATCTTCAAGCTATGGTCGCAAATTAATACTTGTTATTACTGGAGTATTGAGTGCACTGTGTGGACTAGCGAGATCTTATGCTCCCGATTACTATACTTTCCTATCGTTTGAATTTTTGGATATGACTGTGGGCAGCACATTGTATCCCACAGCATTTTTTACTGGCAATCGAATTTGTTGGTCCCAAACATCGAGTGGTAGCCGCAACGTTCATTAGCTCCACCTACGGTCTGGCAGAGGCGGGAATGGGATATCTGGCTGGTTATATTCTAGATTGGCGAGTGCTGCTCCGATTACTTTACACTCCAGCATTGCTGCatcttattttcatttgctatCTGCCCGAGAGTGTACGCTGGTTGCTCAGTCAATCGAGGGAAGAGGACGCCATTCACACTTTGCGACGAGTTGCACGAATCAATCAGCGATCTTTGCCAGAAGATCAGCTTAACGAGTTGATACGAACCAATCGTGAATTAGTGGCTAGTTCGAAAGCAACTCAAGGTCATTACAGTGCTAAACAGATCTTTAGTGCACTTGGTTTGCGCATTGCACAGTGCTGTTTCTTATGGTTCACCAACACTTTAATCACTCTAGGATTAACCCTCAACTCCGTTGGATTGAGTGAAAATAAATTCCAGAATTTCAGCATGATGGGATTTATGCAGTTGCCGGGCATCGTGCTTAGCATGCTGTTAATGCATCGCATTGGACGTCGTTGGACCCTAAGCATGTTCCTCAGCTCTTCTGCTGTTCTACTGCTGACAATGGCACTTTTTGCAGAAGGTAATTGATAATTGACAAtagaaaatacaatatttttatgttccgcttaagtaaaatttaaatccaaattttgtaaattttatttgcaatgcaTTTCCAATATATTACAATGAACTCAAAAGTATTCTTGCAATATCAACTTTCAATACTTATAAAAGCAATGGTCCAAGGCTTCCATAAACACGTTTTCAAAAACTACTTTTTGATTGTGATTAATGAGTTTAACACGAATTTTTTGAGTTCActgcttgatttattgattaaaatactttttggcTGAAATTTTGATACGATTTTAAGGGGAAATCaagttaattgtttttaattgttttttattttcagatTATCCCTCATTTGCTGGGCCACTCTACTTTCTAGCAAAAATGACTTCAACTGGCAGCTTTATGGTTTTGTACTTTTTTACCTCAGAAATATTTCCGACCAGTTGCCGCAACAGTTTGCTTTCATTCTGTTCCATGGTGGGTCGCTTTGGTTCCATGTTGGCGCCACAAACCCCTTTATTGGTATGTAATACTAGTGTAATCTACTCTTATGACTTTTATAATCTATTGATTATTTTAGATAAACTACTATAAGTATGCGCCACATTTGCTGTTTGCCACATTTGGTTTGCTGGCCTCGGTGATTGCCATGTTTTTTCCCGAAACAGCTAATAAAGTATTACCTACAACGTTGGAGGAAGCACGTGCCTTGGACAGAAGTCagcaaatgaaacaaacaaaaatttccaAAGTCTCAAAAACTGCTGtataatcatttaaaatttgtcaGAGACTTggtttcaatttaatattgtaaatatttgtcatATTTGTCGTCGCATAGAATGACAAGTGAAAATATCAAATGGTCAACATTCGATtgccaaatatagcattcagATCGTATTAGTAGTTGTTGTAATAAGAGATTTATATTCGATGTTAGGAACTGAGAGAACTTGAAGCTTAGGGTCTTATCTAATCTGAGTGTATTTTGGGTACAAGATAGAAATTCATTTCAGTGTTAAATCGTAATAAAATAACCACTGCTATTTCCTTAATAAAACGTTATTGATTTCTAATAAATTCTTCAGTATTTGTCATTGATTTATCGTAGATCCAATCATTAGTACCTAGTAACTTTAATCTTTATTATTGCGACTCACtgaatgaaatacaaatatttcaaatatttgtaatcaATTCATTTGCTATTAAAGtgataatttattaatgaCGAT of Drosophila nasuta strain 15112-1781.00 chromosome 3, ASM2355853v1, whole genome shotgun sequence contains these proteins:
- the LOC132793450 gene encoding LOW QUALITY PROTEIN: solute carrier family 22 member 7-like (The sequence of the model RefSeq protein was modified relative to this genomic sequence to represent the inferred CDS: deleted 1 base in 1 codon) → MEHHEIKSNTDKQKPVDVEPRKDNILDALIINIGQCGRFQIINYVMLCLPIICNAVYSLSYVFTASSVGHRCSISECDNLTSKFIEPWLNFSIPENNGKDLVKLAFFNSTRRVACDAGYKFKDRENTISREFDIFCSDKWKLSMVGTVNNVGQFVGIPLGGYLSDRYGRKLILVITGVLSALCGLARSYAPDYYTFLSFEFLDMTVGSTLYPTAFLLAIEFVGPKHRVVAATFISSTYGLAEAGMGYLAGYILDWRVLLRLLYTPALLHLIFICYLPESVRWLLSQSREEDAIHTLRRVARINQRSLPEDQLNELIRTNRELVASSKATQGHYSAKQIFSALGLRIAQCCFLWFTNTLITLGLTLNSVGLSENKFQNFSMMGFMQLPGIVLSMLLMHRIGRRWTLSMFLSSSAVLLLTMALFAEDYPSFAGPLYFLAKMTSTGSFMVLYFFTSEIFPTSCRNSLLSFCSMVGRFGSMLAPQTPLLINYYKYAPHLLFATFGLLASVIAMFFPETANKVLPTTLEEARALDRSQQMKQTKISKVSKTAV